The genomic interval ATCTTAAGTTTTTTACATTTTCCCGAAGCTGAGTTTGAAGCTTACCAAGAAAAAATACAAAACAAAGAAAACGAAAATAATTCAGAACTTGAAACAAACAGTTATGACCCTGATATTGCAATAGAAGTTCAAAGTGAAGAACCCAGCGAAGAAGAACAAGTCGCCGAAGAGTTGCAAAAAACTTTACGCCTTGCCCTTTTAGGACGCCCAAACGCCGGAAAATCTTCTTTGGTAAACGCCTTAAGCAAAACAGAACGCATGATCGTCAGCGACATCGCCGGAACAACCAGAGATAGCGTTGATATTAGCACCAACATCAAAGGAAAAGATTATGTTTTCGTTGATACAGCGGGAATTAGGCGACGTTCTAAAATTACTGATACCGTTGAACGCTATAGCGTAAACTCTTCGCTAAAAAGTAGTAGTAAGGCTCACGTTACGCTTTTAGTCATTGACGGAACAGACGGTTTGACTCAACAAGACAAACGCCTGCTTGAATTATTGGATGAAAGAAAAACTCCTTTTATTGTTTTGGTTAATAAATATGATTTAGTTTCAAAAGACAAACAAAAAATCTTTGCCAAAGATTATAAAGAGGCCTTGGTCTATTGCCAACACGTTCCTTTATTGTTTGTTTCCGCAAAAACAGGTTTTAATTTAGCCAAAATAGTTCCGCTTGCTACCGAAATTCGCAAAGAATATTATACCAGAATAGGAACGGGCAAACTAAACAAAGTCGCCCAAGAAGCTCTTTTAACCCACCAACCGCCAACAGTAAAAGGTAGACGCTCAAAATTCTTTTACATGACTCAGGCGGAAATTGCTCCGCCGACTTTTGTATTTTTTGTGAGTGATGCCGAGCGTATTCCCGACTCTTATGCCAAGTTTTTGGAAAAAAATCTGCGTAACAATTTAGGAATAAAACACGCCCCAATTCGTTTAAAGTTTAGAAGTTCTCACGGACAAGCGGCAAAAGACCGCAAAGAGAAAAAACAGCAGTCTTAATACAACAAAATAAAGACCATTGCAAAACTCCGTTTTGCGTGCTTTTATCATCGTTTTATGCTCTGTATAAACATAGCATAAAACGTCTTAAGACACAAAAACCACTCATTTTACAGGAAAATTTAATTTTCCCTTTGTTTCGGGGGATACCCCCGAAGCCCCCAAGTCCACTGGCAGGCAAAGCCAGCCTAGTGTCCTTATTCGTAGTTTTTGGAGTGTCTTTCTAGCGAAAGCCACTTTGAGCCTATTGTGCAATAGTCTCAAATTTAGTGTGAAAATTACGCAAAATTCGGGCAAGATCATCTAAATTAAAAAAGTTAAAAAAAAAATATATTTTTGCTTGACTTATTTCGCTTGAATGTATAAACACTAATTTCTGTTGTTGGTTATCACACAGAACAAGA from Desulfovibrio litoralis DSM 11393 carries:
- the der gene encoding ribosome biogenesis GTPase Der, whose protein sequence is MPKVALIGRPNVGKSTLFNRLIRSNRAITHDMPGVTRDRMEGTVKRSGKVFTLIDTGGITLDSHSAVTEGPAGIRGFEAEILRQSKEAMEEADLLCFVVDGRDGLTPFDDHLANYLRKAGKPILLIVNKVDGEEKAELLMSDFHILGFQMLPCSAEHGFNLRALDEEILSFLHFPEAEFEAYQEKIQNKENENNSELETNSYDPDIAIEVQSEEPSEEEQVAEELQKTLRLALLGRPNAGKSSLVNALSKTERMIVSDIAGTTRDSVDISTNIKGKDYVFVDTAGIRRRSKITDTVERYSVNSSLKSSSKAHVTLLVIDGTDGLTQQDKRLLELLDERKTPFIVLVNKYDLVSKDKQKIFAKDYKEALVYCQHVPLLFVSAKTGFNLAKIVPLATEIRKEYYTRIGTGKLNKVAQEALLTHQPPTVKGRRSKFFYMTQAEIAPPTFVFFVSDAERIPDSYAKFLEKNLRNNLGIKHAPIRLKFRSSHGQAAKDRKEKKQQS